The sequence below is a genomic window from Mytilus edulis chromosome 2, xbMytEdul2.2, whole genome shotgun sequence.
gataagacgtgtcacggtacttgtctatcccaaattcatgtatttggttttcatgttatatttgttattctcgtggtgttttgtatGATGCtttgtccgtttctgtgtgtgttacgtttcggtgttatgtcgttgttctcctcttatatttaatgcgtttccctcggttttagtttgttaccccgattttgttttttgtccatggatttatgagttttgaacagcggtatactactgttgcctttatttacataccGCTGTTCAGGAGTAAAATtgattaagaaagaaaaaaatccgggttacaaattaaaaccgatgggaacacatcaactaaaacagaaaaagacaacagaacaacagaaaaacagaaCTGCAATGAAAACAAACGCCACCATACATAAAAAAAGGACTATTTgacacaggacattttaagagaaAACGGTGCGTTGAAACTGGTTTTACTGCTAGCAAAATCTCCCGATTATTTGACAATATCAAAacataccgctaaaatgacaacactatgtgacaggaatacagtataAACAAATGTTAGAAAACTCGGCACagtgaaatacataaataatattataGTGCATTACAACAAGTAAACCGCAGAATTACAACGGAGATATCCCATGAATGAACCCCATGTCAGCAGAGGACACCTCAGACTGTGAATCAAATGAATCAATCAACTCCACAAAAAGTGACGTGTTTTATGCCGTATATATCATCACAGgtaatcttgaaatttatacaattatatggaaagagataaaaaaaaaaaagtccaaataactATAATGGTTATGACGGTCTTGAAAGGCTATGATTTCAAATTAATACTGTGAAGACGTCATAATTGTTTTGACTGACACAATACATTATTCGTGGAAATATAAAATAACACCACTATACTGAAAAATAAGACATATGTGAAATGAACCGAAAATACAGAATTCAAATCACAAACGATCAGACATAAGACAATACCCAACCGTACTTACAAAAGAAACATCATAGCGCAATACATGAAATGGGGGGTTAGATGTTTAAATAACGATACGAACGGGATCTTCCTTCAGAGTTCGAAGTTAATGTTAAAACTACCTTTTTCTAGAGATGCCGTGATTCCGATGTGGATAATAAGGAAaatttctgtaccaagtcaggaatatgacagttgttatttattcgtttaatgtgtttgagctattgattttgccatttgattagggactttccgttttgaattttcctgtatttttgtgattttacattttagagaatataaaatataagacTCTTTCCTCTTGTagttgtatttaaacatttgacttttctacactttacaaaaGCATCCCCCATTCCAAACTATAAGACACATCTTTGAAAGAGTATATCgtgctttataaaataaaataaccagcgtagatacaagtatcttatCTATAGGAGGGATAAATCgtacattgtaaaaaaaaacaccactctaattcaaacaaacaattctctgaaactgacattaatAAGATGCTTGTTTTCTAAATTGACAACAGATTGTTACATTGGGGGCGTGTTTTTAGCGAATAATCGGGATTGCTATAGTTCTTTTCTTATCGAATTGTTCCTTTCTTCATAAGAGGAACTTCTTAGTAAGAAAGAAAAACAGTTATCATTATTCTTTAACTTCACTAACCGCTCTATTGAGGATGTTCTCTAACTAAATAATTCAGATTTGGTGACATGTTGAATGCATCTCTCCCATTGAACCTGAGAAAAATAATACAACAGATACAGCTATGCATGCCTTATATcctgacttacatctagaaattgtttacggaatatatatctcccagttggtACTATATGCCAGGGCTTGTAGTTCCTAACAACAAGATTGTCTTGctcacaatgaacatgatgaagctTTTACACTAAGAGTTTCCACTGTTGAAGTCATCCCTAAGTAAAGTTTACGGACACCATCTTGATTAgtcgttatggaatatctgttcaCTGATTTAAtttgttccaattgtcgtaactacACTGAACCACGTCCCCTTTCCCCGAATGTGACTTACCTAATTAGACTTATCACAAAGTTTGTTCTTGCATGAGCAAGACAACTGGtgttacatgtggagcaggatctggtcACCCTTCCAGAGCATCTGGAATCACCCCTGGGTTCGATTttctcagtcttttgttttcttttgtgtactattgtttgtctgattcATTGTACTGttgtttcttttttagccatcTTTTTCGTGTTTTGCCTTGACATCGTCCGTTTATTTTCGTGTTTTGCCTTGACGTCTTCCGTTTACTTTCGTGTTTTGCCTCGACATCGTCCGTTTATTTACGTGTTTTGCCTTGACATCGTCCGTTTATTTACGTGTTTTGCCTTGACATCGTCCGTTTATTTACGTGTATTGCCTTGACATCGTCCGTTTACAGTATTGGTGCTACGTTTGTAACGTCAGAAAACGTTCATCGACGGAACGTTGAGAAAACGTTATTGAAGCCTGTGTCAACGATTGCATCTAaatcttttttagtttttttttcttttgagtcTACTGTGAGTCAATAAAAATTGCAGTTTACAAATTATAGATTTTGTATGTACGTGTTATTGTTTATGTATATTAATTGTTGAAGGTTTGaagtttaataaatatttgaatgattGAAAGGATAATTTCCATAATGGCGATCgacaaaaaaagaaacataatttataaatacattttattcgTGGTCTAAGCACCGCAGAATTCGGCCATGCAGAGACTCATTTAAATTGATTAGACCATTATCATCAATATCAACCTCTgaacaaatgtatataactgaAAGTGCGGGAACGATTGCCGGAATTCGTTTTAATAACTTCAATTTGAATGGGTTATTATCAATAGTGTTAAAGTAGTAACCATGTATAACTTTATTTCCCTGATGATACGAGGCACCCCATTTGTCGGTAgctgtttttcttaaaattattggGTCTTTGCTTGCTCTTAAAATATAATATGGACAATCAGTGTCATCAGCCTTAACTGCAAAAATTGTTCCATTTGAAACAAAGTCACAAATATTAGTCTCGTCATCAACCCCTTCGTCGTTATTGGAATCGGCATCAGAGTCATTATGTGTCGATTCTTtcaccatttttattttattatatgttcCCAATTGTGCATCGTTCATACAGGTGCTATAATTTCCAACAATACAACTTTGACAAGAATAACAAGATAATTTTCTTACAAAAATCTCTCCATCATCGAATGATCGAACTTGGTGAATTTTTCGGTTTTCTTTAACGGGAAGAAAGTTCCGATCCCGATCTCGATTAACGGAGTCTACATATCGAAAAATTCGTCGAGAACATTTAGAAGAGTCTGCCGTAGTGGACAAATAAATCTGCGCGTAATCAAATAGGTCGCTTGAACTTTGTATCACATGTGTACCACGAATAACTGCTAGATCAGCTTGTTTCTTTATAAACCCGCCTGCTGCATCTTGTGGACCACGCGCATGAGATGTTTCGAAATAGTTTCGAAGAATCGTTGCATATCCAAAATCGGAGCAGGAATAACTTACATCTCCCATACAATGTCGACTTTTATATTGTGAGCTACACCCGTCAGTAAACTCATGCATTACCGATATTTCACAGTTAATAGATTTCAAATATTCCGAGACCAAGTTTTGCACACAATGTGTATAATGATGATCATGTTTTTGGTCTGGGCTTATCACAAAAAACTGTTCAGTGACAATATTTGGTTCTTCCGCGGTGCTATCTTTTCCGTCATATTCGAGAACTGAATGTCTATGTAATATTGTAACATGTAGTGAAACCTctaatttctgaaaataagaggaTTGAATTTCATTCTGTTCAGTACACTTATAATTCTCAGAAAAATCGTGAACTGTCACACAATGACCTATCGGAAGATTTTCAATCAATGATTTCATTTGCTTAGATTGCCAGTATGCACGGAATTGATGTGCAGGAAATGTCTCTAAAAGTTTTCTTAAGTATTGAAACATTTCAGCAGGGGAAGAACTTTTTCTCACAAGAACCAATTTCCTTATCATTTTATCACCTTTAActttaacatttttgtattcgTATCGTTCCCAAGAAATTTGGACATCACTTTCATCTAATTCTCCTGGCAACATTGAAAATTTACAGACGCCACATTCAGAGCACAGCCTATCTAAGCACGATATCTTATGTTGATGTGTATTTGCTGAACGAGTACATAAAGTATCATCTACAAGCTCACTCAAAGATTCATACAATTTTACCTCACTGCTTCCTTCCCTGGACAGTAATCTTTTACGAAATTGCATACATGATTTAAAAAGCGACCTCATCTCAACATGCTGTCGACAACAGCATGTAACTTTGTCCTTAAACTGTGCTGTTCTTACAAAAAACGGCTTGCATTTTTCAAACGCCCTTTGTCCAATCTTTTCATCAGGATATTCATTCTTGAACTGAAGAAATACTTCGGTCTgtgttttttctaaaatataacaCGAATGAGAGGAATATACATTGGGGCTAATTCTTACTCGTTTGatgtcatttttgttatttgttggtCTGCTGAGATTTGATTGAAGCCAGAAATCATGAACAATTCTTTTGGTTCGTTCTGTCAGGGCATCGGATCTGGTTTTCCGAGTCGTGTAAAGAAATGACGAGTGTTCTGAATGCAAGATTTTGGTTCTATTTTTTTCCCTTTCTGTAAAGTTCTACTATTTACGCCTAATATATTTGCCAAACTTTTCGTTGCTCTCTTTCTATCGGATATATTTTCACCGCTAACAGACGAAGTTAGAATATTTAATGCAGCTTTAGCTTCTCCATTTCTCTTGTGTTTTACCGACGTAATTACATCTTGTATATTACGAATCGCCATTTTTTCTACGCTTTCTTCAAACGAATCATGAAATTTTTTAACTCCTGGTGATTTTAAAATTCGATTACAGTCAACGTATGCAGAAAGTACAGCCGCTCGTTTATTTGGAGTTATTGGAAGTGCTTGTTTCAATTTTTTGATTGACctggaaaaaaaagaagacaggTCATTTCATTTGAATAAACCCATGATGATTTTTACGAGACATTTACGAagctttttttgtatttataattatagaataaagggggggggggttctgattTAAATTAATGTAGCCTGTACCGCTGTCGTAAGTTTACTTCCGCTTAAATATGTTACAAAAAAGGAATGCTCGGTTTGTATGTGATCAGGATTATCCTTATATATAACCTGCAAAAAGGAATCCTTGTGTCTATTGATAACAAAACTCTTCCCATGAAAAGGGGAGCTATTTCTTCCCTTGTCTTAATCCACATTCATGTGTATTTGGACTAGTTAATGCTTCTATCTTCGATATACTAATTTTTTATGCAAAAAACTATTTAAagttactttatttttattgttttttttttatttcaagaaatggCATACTGTCAGATCCCCTTTAATGTTCGGGTTTGGTTTAAGATAGATTTCATCCATTTATTtgatacatgtagttatttttatttcataaatccCAATTCAAATAAATGCGGTAATAGATGTCTAAGTCCCACAGTACACGGGTAAAAGAATGAGTCTTAAGATTTTGAAGATTCAATTGTTTAAttgttaacaatttgttttatgtcattctattttattttcaatttttttacctCGCTTTATCCATTCTGTTAGAAAATGGGATTCCCTCGTCACTCTTTGGTGTACTTGTTAAATCAGCACGTATTCTTTTTCTGTAATTATTCATGTAATTCCTTCTGTTCTCCTTCTTGTTATCTTTTTGCAGGTTTTGCTGTTTTCTTCTTTCATTATAAAGTCTTTGTTTAATTGCGCTCTTTGTTTCACTTAGTGCTTTAgtctttgataatttattttttttgtaacggTTTTTTATGTAGCATCTCGCTTTTtgttctcttcttcttttttcctttctttctttatttaatcTTATTCTTTCAGTGGTGGTTAAATTTGTTTTGGCCTACAAGAACGTAGTTTatgcataaaaaattaaaatgacaaaataaacgTTACGTTGAAAATCACGGGAAAACGTTACAAGATTGCACGGTAACAAATCAGACTAGACATTTcgattttcttattatttttttgtctttcattatttattcaaaattcctTTTATATGAGAAAGACTTTTAAAAACACATTAcgaaaacaatacataaattaaagaataagatacacaattgatttatatttacattcGAATGTACAACATCTTTACGAAAACGTACATAATTTGTGCATTTAGCACACGGTAACAAAATGGACTAGACAAGCAAAAAGTTAAAATTCGATTAGAAAATTCCACTTCCAAACCATATTTTTGTACTATTTGTAAACGGTATTAAAAGCACATTAagcatatatgttttttttttcgtttatatattattgcattctataaaatttcctACCGTAGAATCCATTGTAATTTTTTCCCCCTATTTCATATGTCTTGTTACATCATCTTTTGAACATTTCAATGCATCTTCTAACtcgcatatttgaaaaaaatgcccAAAACGTCGGATGACGTCATAGCGAATTGTGCTAAAATTTCGCATAGCATTTCCCGCTAATTTGCGTGCAAAATTAAGATTTTCTGATacaaattactaaaaaaactcGATTTCCATGTTACAAGTTATGCTCAtattttttgacgttttttttccctttagggttatttgatttaattttatgttatAATTTTACTATTTCAAAGATATTACTATAAAACTATAGTCTTTTAGACATTACATATCATACCAGTTTTCATTTATTCTAAAAGACATGCTCAAATTAGGAAGAAAAAACGCGGAACTAGTAGGGTTCACCAATACTGTGCGTAACGTCTTAAACGTGTTTTGCCTTGACATCGTCCGTTTATTTACGTTTTTAGCCTTGACTTCGTCCGTTTATTTTCGACTAGTTTGCATATTCCTTTTGGTAACTCTTTCAAATGAGAAATCTGGAAAAAATTAGTTGTATCCCACTAGGGATGAGAATAAGTTTTGAAGAAtatcagattgattgattgaacaGCATATGCAGCCCGGAACGTTATAATTGGTCATTgcaactttaattttaattaaaacatttcatttatgtttatatatatgtattaaaattaaaataatacaaaattaaaacaaaatgtgctTCCGAATTATTGACGTAATAGAAATATCACACTTTCAGTCTCTTCGTGACTCTCAAATTATAAAATCGTGTGAGTTTcaactaaataaatatatatacatgtagatcatTTTGATTCGATAAATAAACACGcttattttacaatatatatttactGGATTCTAACGTGTAATTAATACTTCACACTCAAATAtgattatagttttattttttaaatcctaCTTAATCCATAAATTTGTGATAAATCCGTGTAAATGTCAATCGTTGACGCACGTCTTCAATTATGAAAATTACGTAGTGATTTGATTGCCAAAGAGAGTATACTACCCTAAAACCCTTTTCCTctatattgacacagatggacgacttcattCTCGAATATATGGCAAATGTAATGATTTCACCTGACATGTTTGTCAACTTCATATTTCTCAGCATTAACATATCCTATGCCTATACATGTGAGCACTATACGGATTTCATTAATAAGGTAATGCTACATACAAAACAAACTATTTCAGTAGAGTTATGAGGAAGAACGACTAAAAATCGTCACTGCATAAGTGTTATGTATACTAACCATAACGAATGTGTAGACCATTACGATATGGCTGTGTCTCAACTCACAAGCGACAGGTTTTCACAGTCTTATGTATTCAGATTCCCAATTATACTAATCAAAAAACGAAACAATACAAggcaatgtattttccatataCACTGTATACTGAAATTCGATACACAGTACCAAAGTAAAAAATTGACCAATTGATCTAATATTTGCAGAGTATATTTTCCTATCACAATCGTTGATTTGAGGcgcacatttttttttgcaattttctttttatttcaaaagtcgttttgttttttattcacccaaaatataaaaaatcgaTATCAGaacttaaaaattaaaacttaaactgcttaaaatttaaaatgcctttgaaattttttgaaatactaaggcttttctacctcaggcatacattaccttagctgtatttggcaacatgtttaggaatttttgttctcaatgctcgtcaattttgtactttatttggcctttttaacttttttggattcgagcgtgattgatgagtcttttgtatagacgaaacgcgcgtctggcgtatatactaaatttaatcctggtatctatgatgagtttatttgaagatatttgaatattaaattccgggggggggggggaatgacCCCTGTGTTCAATAACACGATATTTTCTCACTTTCCAATTTGGTCAGATTCTTTTAATCATATGCATTTGCTTTGCAAATGAATGTTTTTATTGGATAATTTAACTTTTTCCTGCATGTCTTTTATATTTCATTaagaatttaagcatggatgcaatttggttATTCCTCATTGCAGAATCGTTGCTGGTCAATCTAATAAACTGTAGAACTTCGTTATATAATTCAACATCATACAAGAAAATGTGATTTTCGGTAATAATATTCTATTACAGATTATATTgttgtcgtttatttatttttttggtttacttcggtgtttctgttgttttgttgtcgAAATGTACTATATTCCTGTCATGAAAtggtgtcattttagtgttatatctaacattgacataaaagtgcgaggtttggctaaccacaaaaccaggtttaatccatcatttttttcttaaagtaaaatcacaaaaatactgaacacagaggaaaatcaaatcggaaagtcccttatcatggcaaaattcaaatgacaaaacacattaaaatgtcctgtaccaagtcaggaaaatggccagtgttatatcatagttcgtttctgtgtgtgtacattttaatattgtgtttctgttgtgtcgttccTTTCttacatttgatgtgtttccctcagttttagtttgtaaccaggatttgttgggttttttttctcaatcgatttatgaatttcgaacagtggtatactgctgttgcaTGCCTTAATTTACCTTAAAAAATGAATATCGAAATCTTAGAAACAGAAATTTTATTGTGCCTTCaattgtagattttgaaaaggtATTTAACACTGTATAGCAAGATGGTgtcttgttttattattgattgtCTCGGCTCTATCATAAGAgtgaatttgtttttgttctcgtttatagtgcctaacaagattttgtgaggtagacgaaattgactttaaaacgatcgtattgacttttgatgtgcagaaataggcagatcggatatattttgactttagttacttacttcttaagtttgggattaattgtaatcaacatattccaatgagactgaaaaatgcttttttttattatgataaataataattttacctgccgtagtcgtgcgtaaaatatatttcggtatttctcttacgaaaatgacctgtttaatggaacaaaacgtattatttgtaaactttctctttactcttcacaataggcttttaaaaaataacctttcaactgtatattacgaaaattttgtgaaaatcgaataagtggcaatttTTACCTTTCATatcttaactttcattgataaaacataatattgactcgtccagtgtccagtttgaaggtcattttagttaccgtacacattcatgcacgttctaattaatcaatagtcatgtatgaaaagcataaacaagtttgaaggtaaacaaacaagtaatagcttttctaaaaagcttgccgtattttagctgattatattgagatcagtggtttgtgagtatgttatttttattggaatattgcacTCCAAGCAATATGAATGCATAGCgctttttttctactaatttgtTATTTTAGTTGTATTATTGGTGGACCAGGGTTATATTAATGGAAGGAGACTTTATAAAATGGGGAATGAtcgatatttataataaaatgcatactgtgtctataatcaacttgataaaaGAGCATATAACCTACATGTACTTTTGAGGATTACTACTTGACAAAATGGACTACTACAGAAGGCCTTTCAAATTTGAGAATGATACATCTTATACTTACATGTATAGAAGTGATTGATATCTTTAATATCTGACTTTTGTCTTTGAAGATGCAATTAGTTTTGACGGTACAAGTTAAGTGTTGTTATTACTAATTTCCAGATGTAGTAATACTTGAAAAAGATGGTTCTATGGTAATggtatttgaaatgaaatattaattGCAAATAATTTTCTTCAACATGATGTCACCtgtcttatattttttaatatatcacGTTGTGGTTTGTgatcttgaaatttttttttaaggttcCAGTGGCAGATTCAAGGGGGGGGGAGGggtttggccgatcaatgcatttgaataaggacatatagttggaacccccccccccccttttgtcctgggttggaacctcccctttttaaaatggctagaTCCGCCCCTGATTTCTGTAGATAGAGCTTCATATTAGTATTAGCCTTTTATAGTGCTTTATATTTGGTTGCACATGTAATCAAGCTTTTGTtactttgaatatttatattttcatttctgatGGCAACCATTTCATGTTATACATATAGTCAggattatagggttattgcatgaatattggggaatattgtcccgagtagaatcttatattgcacgagcttgcgagtgcaatatatctTTCTatgagggacaatattccccaatattcatgcaataatccttttattgtatagcaatataatatttaaaagtaaaaattggtttaaactagattttgacgttgatgacgtcatggatttttaaagatttattgcactagtgcaatagtggaatttattgcacgctaacttttggttactttctgtgggaaatgttatattgctatacaataatattagttagttttacttgttaatgtttattgtcatgatcagtggcggatccagaaatttcataagtgggggccggttgactgcctaagaggagcctgctcccgtcacgcttcagtgattccttgaAAAAGGGGGCCCCCTATATCTAGTTCTGGTGATTGATATGGACTAAA
It includes:
- the LOC139513614 gene encoding uncharacterized protein isoform X1, producing the protein MRSLFKSCMQFRKRLLSREGSSEVKLYESLSELVDDTLCTRSANTHQHKISCLDRLCSECGVCKFSMLPGELDESDVQISWERYEYKNVKVKGDKMIRKLVLVRKSSSPAEMFQYLRKLLETFPAHQFRAYWQSKQMKSLIENLPIGHCVTVHDFSENYKCTEQNEIQSSYFQKLEVSLHVTILHRHSVLEYDGKDSTAEEPNIVTEQFFVISPDQKHDHHYTHCVQNLVSEYLKSINCEISVMHEFTDGCSSQYKSRHCMGDVSYSCSDFGYATILRNYFETSHARGPQDAAGGFIKKQADLAVIRGTHVIQSSSDLFDYAQIYLSTTADSSKCSRRIFRYVDSVNRDRDRNFLPVKENRKIHQVRSFDDGEIFVRKLSCYSCQSCIVGNYSTCMNDAQLGTYNKIKMVKESTHNDSDADSNNDEGVDDETNICDFVSNGTIFAVKADDTDCPYYILRASKDPIILRKTATDKWGASYHQGNKVIHGYYFNTIDNNPFKLKLLKRIPAIVPALSVIYICSEVDIDDNGLINLNESLHGRILRCLDHE
- the LOC139513614 gene encoding uncharacterized protein isoform X2, whose protein sequence is MDSTAKTNLTTTERIRLNKERKEKRRREQKARCYIKNRYKKNKLSKTKALSETKSAIKQRLYNERRKQQNLQKDNKKENRRNYMNNYRKRIRADLTSTPKSDEGIPFSNRMDKARSIKKLKQALPITPNKRAAVLSAYVDCNRILKSPGVKKFHDSFEESVEKMAIRNIQDVITSVKHKRNGEAKAALNILTSSVSGENISDRKRATKSLANILGVNSRTLQKGKKIEPKSCIQNTRHFFTRLGKPDPMP